A stretch of Vigna angularis cultivar LongXiaoDou No.4 chromosome 4, ASM1680809v1, whole genome shotgun sequence DNA encodes these proteins:
- the LOC108330486 gene encoding probable indole-3-pyruvate monooxygenase YUCCA4, translating into MESCKGPEGEEVKCVWVHGPIIVGAGPSGLAVAACLSHHGLPYVILERSHCINSLWQHRTYDRLKLHLPKHFCQLPFMPFPHHFPKYPSKNQFISYLHSYAHRFNIRPRFNQSVHSAHFDPVSQFWVVRTNDFQYISPWLVVATGENADPVIPSILGMDSFHGPVVHTSAYKSGSHYKNKRVLVIGCGNSGMEVSLDLCRHNATPYMVARNTVHVLPREMFGFSTFGMAMGLLKWLPIKLVDKVVLALAGLMLGDTARYGVRRPKTGPIELKLVTGKTPVLDVGQVAQIRSGNIKVMEGVKEITRNGAKFMDGQEKEFSAIILATGYKSNVPTWLKSRESFTKDGMPKMPFPMGWKGENGLYTVGFTRRGLLGSASDAVKIAEDIADQWMSVKDKSRRNSLMILLKST; encoded by the exons ATGGAGTCTTGCAAGGGACCAGAGGGAGAGGAAGTGAAGTGCGTGTGGGTTCATGGTCCTATAATCGTAGGGGCAGGACCCTCGGGGCTGGCCGTTGCAGCATGCCTCTCCCACCACGGACTACCCTACGTCATTCTCGAGAGGAGTCACTGCATAAACTCCCTTTGGCAACACAGAACCTACGACCGTCTCAAACTCCACCTCCCCAAACACTTCTGCCAACTCCCCTTCATGCCCTTCCCTCACCATTTCCCCAAATACCCCTCCAAGAACCAGTTCATCTCCTACCTCCATTCCTACGCTCACCGCTTCAATATCCGCCCCAGGTTCAACCAGTCCGTTCACTCCGCTCACTTCGACCCCGTTTCCCAGTTCTGGGTCGTCAGAACCAACGATTTTCAGTACATTTCCCCGTGGCTCGTCGTTGCTACCGGAGAGAATGCCGACCCTGTCATTCCCTCGATTCTTGGCATGGACTCCTTTCACGGACCCGTTGTTCACACCAGCGCCTATAAATCCGGTTCTCATTACAAAAACAAGAGGGTTTTGGTAATCGGTTGCGGCAACTCAGGAATGGAAGTAAGCTTGGATCTTTGCAGGCACAACGCCACCCCTTACATGGTCGCCAGAAACACA GTACATGTGCTGCCTAGGGAGATGTTTGGCTTTTCTACGTTTGGAATGGCGATGGGTCTATTGAAATGGCTTCCGATAAAGTTGGTAGACAAGGTCGTATTGGCGTTGGCTGGGTTAATGTTAGGTGACACCGCCCGCTACGGCGTTAGGAGGCCAAAAACTGGGCCAATAGAGCTCAAACTTGTCACCGGTAAAACCCCTGTGCTAGATGTTGGACAAGTAGCGCAGATAAGATCCGGTAACATCAAG GTGATGGAAGGGGTGAAGGAGATAACAAGAAACGGTGCCAAGTTTATGGATGGACAAGAAAAGGAGTTCAGTGCTATAATATTAGCAACGGGTTACAAAAGCAACGTGCCCACTTGGCTTAAG AGCCGTGAATCTTTCACGAAAGACGGAATGCCGAAAATGCCGTTTCCAATGGGTTGGAAGGGAGAGAATGGATTGTATACGGTTGGGTTCACGAGAAGAGGTCTTCTTGGAAGTGCATCGGACGCCGTAAAGATTGCTGAAGACATAGCTGATCAATGGATGAGCGTTAAGGACAAATCACGCCGTAATTCCCTTATGATCTTGCTCAAGAGTACATAG